The DNA window CCCCGCTTCCAGTTTGCTGTAAATAAAGAGATACAACATTTTACTGTAGCGTTCATAGATGGCATTGAAGGCGGCACTGTCATCACCTTTTAATAGTGATACTAACTGGGTATCTGAATAACTGCTGAACATTGAATTACAGTAGCGATTAGATGTTTTGGTTGAATTACAATGAATGAAAGTAAGAAGAATATTCTGATTTTTCCGATTTTTCGCAGGCTGAATTTTAAGCGTTACTCGTACGTGCGATATCGTTGCAGGTTATGCTTCTTTCAATCTGAGCTCGTTCTTGTATTCCTTTGGCGTTTTACCGACGATCTCTTTGAAAAAGCGGTTAAAATTGGACAGGTTTTTAAAACCACAGGAATAGGCGATTTCTGCAATAGACCAGTCTTCTTCTGTCAAACGCTTGCAGGCATGCCCGATCCGTACTTCATTAAGGAACTGTACAAAGGATTTTTTGGTGCGGTTCTTAAAGAAACGACAGAATGACTGCGGCGAGAGGTTCGTGATGCTGGCCACATCCTGCAGGGAGATCTCCTTGGAGAAGTTGTTCATCACATATTTAAAGACCTCATCAATCTTATGGTTGTCTTTTACATTGTAGGCATGGGAATAACCAGTGCTGGCCAGGTAATAACAATCCCTGGTCTCCGATAATGTTTTCAGAATGTTGAGCAGGGAGATGATCCGGTCGAGTCCCTCCTTTTTGGGAAGTGACAGTATTTCCGGCTTCAGTTTGTCGTAGGTAGGCCCGGTGATTTTCATCCCGCGCTGCGCGCGATGAAAAAGCTCACCTAAAGCTTTGGTTTCAGGAAGACCATAAAACTTCTCCCCGAAAATGTCTTTAGGGAAATAAATCACCACGGAACGGGCTTTCAGGTTCTCGTCCCCTTTGTAATATTCTTCCTCATTATACCATACATGGGGAATATGCGGCCCCAAAAACACCATATCGCCTTCCTCAAAGCTCTCAATGCTGTCCCCTACAATTCTCTTCCCGTGGCTTTCCGTAACAAACACCAGCTCACATTCCGGATGGAAGTGAAACGGTGTGTTGAAATACGGATCACATCTCTCTATGATCGTGATCTGGTTATCGGCAAAAGCCCCCACTTTAATAAGAATGGGTTTCATTCAAGTATTAATTTTTTAAACTACTGGTATACAGGCAACTCGTTATTTACTATTGCCATTGTCCTATGAATGTTGCCAAATTATTAAAAATTGGTTAAAAAAATATCATTATTGGGAAAATGACCCTTAAATGTCATAGGCCGCTGTAAATGCCGGGCTATAAGATTTAGCAAGTTTTTTGGAATAATTAGCTCAAGAATGTAAATTTCAGCTTTGATTTTGTAATTTACGCAGGGCTAAATCGATATAGCATTTGTTGTCTATGAAAGGAATCTCTATTAAAGACATCGCAAAACAGGCAGGGGTTTCTCCCACTACCGTTTCGTTTGTTCTCAACGGTAAGTCAAAAGAAAAACGAATCAGCGAACAGGTTAGTAAAAAAATACAGAAAATAGCCGCTAAGCTTAAATACAAACCTAACCAGCTTGCACGTGGTCTTCGTACCGGAAAAACCAAAACCATCGGCCTTATCGTAGAAGATATTGCCAACAACTTCTTCGCCAGTCTCGCCAAAGTCATGGAAGATGAAGCCGATAAACACGGCTACAAAGTGCTGTATGGCAGCACAGAAGATAATACCGAAAAAGCAAAAGGCCTCCTGGAAGTACTGAAATACCGCCAGGTAGACGGTTATATCGTTACTCCCACCAAAAACCTGGACAAGGAAATAGAACAACTCAAAGCTACTGCCAAACCGGTAGTCCTTGTAGACCGCTATCTGCCAAATGTCAGCTCCAGCTACGTTGTAGTAGATAACTACAAAGGGGCTTACAACGTTACCAGCCACCTCGCTCAACAGGGATATAAAAAGATCGCCATCGTAACCATCACCTCCGATCAGATCCAGATGAAAGACCGCCTGGACGGCTTTACCGCTGCCCTCAAACATCATCATCTCCCTTTCAACAAAAGCCAGGTGAAAAAAATACCATTTGAACTGGAACGCGAAGGCTTTAACGCAGAAATAAAAAAATTCCTTACCTCCGTCAAAGACCTTGACGCAGTATTCTTTGCTACCAACTACCTCGGCATCTACGGCATCGAAAGTATCCGCTCCCTCGGCTGGGAAATCGGCCCGCAGATAGGTGTGGCCAGCTTCGATGATCACGACCTCTTCCGCCTCCACAGCCCTTCTATCACCTGCGTGGCACAACCCATCACAGAAATCGGAAAAAATATTGTGGAAGTACTCATGGAAGAACTGAATCATCCTGCTGCTGCCCCCCGGCAAATTGTACTGGAACCATCACTCATCGTGAGAGCTTCTTCCAACCCGGGAAAAAAATAGTAACCCCCAATCCCCGCTAATGTCCTGCTGTTCCGGTGTACTCACGGGAACAAAACGCTATGTCATGTTGTTATGTTATTCGGTTTCCGGTTGTCAGATCTCAGCCCGGTCAACAGGAAATTGAATTCAGCCAAAACCACGCCCCTGGTTTATTTCTTCACTTCATTCTGTAAAAAAAATGATCAGGAACTTTACGCATGCATTGCTTGTTGTGCTGTTGTTATTATCCGCTCCCGTACTGTGGGCACAACAAGCCATTACCGGCAAGGTAACCGACAACACCGGCCAGCCCCTCACTGGTGTCAACATCCTGGTAAAAGGAACCAGCAAAGGCACCGTGACCAACGCACAGGGAGCCTTCTCCCTGTCTGCAGCTCCCGGCAGCACGCTGGTTTTCCGATATGTGGGTTATCTTCCTCAGGAAGTACCCGTAGGTACCGAAACACAGTTGACCGTAGTCCTCAAACAGGATGAAAAAAGCCTGGGAGAAGTTGTCGTCACCGCCCTAGGTATCAAAAAGGAAAAAAAGTCACTGGGATATTCGGTGTCTGAAGTGAAAGGAGAAGAATTGACGCAGGCACGCTCCACCAACATCGCTAACAGCCTCTCCGGTAAAGTGGCAGGGCTTAACGTCACCTCCACCGCCACCGGCCCGGCCGGCTCCAGCCGTATCATCCTCCGCGGTAATACTTCCATCGATAAAAACAGAAACAACCAACCCCTCATCGTAGTAGATGGGATTCCTATCAATAATGATAACCTCGGTTCTGCCGGTGAATATGGCGGCACTGATGCCGGTGATGGTCTTTCCAGCATCAATCCCGATGACATCGCTACCATCTCGGTGCTGAAAGGCGGTACTGCTGCAGCATTATATGGTTCCCGTGCCTCCAACGGTGTGCTCCTTATCACTACCAAAAGCGGCGCCGCCCATAAAGGAATAGGCGTGGAATACAGCAGCAATATCGTGTTTGAACGCCCCATCGTAAACAACCTCGACTGGCAATACGCCTATGGTATGGGCCTCAACGGCCTCAAACCACAGACAGCTGCAGAAGCACGGTCTGCCGGACTTTTCAGCTGGGGCGCACCACTCGACGGCTCTTCCGTTATTCAATACGATGGTATCAGCAGACCCTACAGCGCTATCAAAAACAATTTCAAAAAATTCTACCGTAGCGGTTATACGTTCACCAACTCTATTGCTGCCAGCGGAGGCAATGAAAAAGTGACCTGGCGTTTCGGAGCCACCGATATGAAAAATGAAGCCACCCTTCCCAATTCAGGTATACGCCGCGATAACCTGTCGCTTAACCTCTCCGCCTGGCTTGGCAGAAAACTTCACCTGAACGTATACGCCAAATATATCCGTGAACGCACCGATAACAGGCCCAGGGTATCCGACTCTC is part of the Chitinophaga flava genome and encodes:
- a CDS encoding AraC family transcriptional regulator is translated as MKPILIKVGAFADNQITIIERCDPYFNTPFHFHPECELVFVTESHGKRIVGDSIESFEEGDMVFLGPHIPHVWYNEEEYYKGDENLKARSVVIYFPKDIFGEKFYGLPETKALGELFHRAQRGMKITGPTYDKLKPEILSLPKKEGLDRIISLLNILKTLSETRDCYYLASTGYSHAYNVKDNHKIDEVFKYVMNNFSKEISLQDVASITNLSPQSFCRFFKNRTKKSFVQFLNEVRIGHACKRLTEEDWSIAEIAYSCGFKNLSNFNRFFKEIVGKTPKEYKNELRLKEA
- a CDS encoding LacI family DNA-binding transcriptional regulator translates to MKGISIKDIAKQAGVSPTTVSFVLNGKSKEKRISEQVSKKIQKIAAKLKYKPNQLARGLRTGKTKTIGLIVEDIANNFFASLAKVMEDEADKHGYKVLYGSTEDNTEKAKGLLEVLKYRQVDGYIVTPTKNLDKEIEQLKATAKPVVLVDRYLPNVSSSYVVVDNYKGAYNVTSHLAQQGYKKIAIVTITSDQIQMKDRLDGFTAALKHHHLPFNKSQVKKIPFELEREGFNAEIKKFLTSVKDLDAVFFATNYLGIYGIESIRSLGWEIGPQIGVASFDDHDLFRLHSPSITCVAQPITEIGKNIVEVLMEELNHPAAAPRQIVLEPSLIVRASSNPGKK